The Daucus carota subsp. sativus chromosome 7, DH1 v3.0, whole genome shotgun sequence genome window below encodes:
- the LOC108200388 gene encoding non-specific lipid-transfer protein Cw18, with protein sequence MAKIVYLTMVFATFLAAFLMVEQGEAFTCGTTLQERTKQLCDPFHRGEQQEPSAECCNSLKAFRDTAKTREERIELCRCVQDRSNRNRAGVPAPDARIPKIDALPAKCGLPFIYSADRKFDCNTVN encoded by the exons ATGGCGAAGATTGTGTACTTGACGATGGTTTTTGCCACATTTTTGGCGGCTTTTCTGATGGTGGAGCAAGGGGAGGCTTTTACCTGCGGGACAACATTACAAGAACGTACAAAGCAACTTTGTGATCCATTTCACAGGGGTGAACAGCAGGAGCCATCTGCTGAGTGTTGCAACTCATTAAAAGCATTCCGTGATACGGCCAAGACTAGAGAAGAGAGGATTGAGTTGTGTCGTTGCGTGCAGGATCGTTCTAATAGAAACAGAGCTGGTGTTCCTGCTCCAGATGCTCGTATTCCTAAAATAGACGCTCTTCCTGCAAAATGCGGACTTCCATTTATATACTCTGCAGATCGTAAATTCGACTGTAACAC CGTAAACTAA
- the LOC108203930 gene encoding F-box protein At4g22390-like yields the protein MSIAAVAPVRATPMQCYTCNSNRYIASSIGVALSNNGVSTTTFHDLPEETTAEIFSRLSIKDLIKSSSVNKAWYSLINNPSFISSQIRKAVNFCDDNAVLIIPPFISHQNYCSLISADTSRVIEKFDIPFVTKSGSLKLIAQVDGMLLLTDLHIDYASRELYLWNSFVRRHRVLVSSCFKRLLDDRDKSYYVVGMGYDKGTDDYKVIRIVYVQDGKGKQFGEVAPKVEVYSLRKNTWKKMGDSRVPRLVNEMGAYIDGRYYWVEMKQPGTEEFNKLKGNELKIMSYDFETQLFGEFNVPNRVPRLFGVIAPFKLMGFEGSLALCSLDPDCYNLVPPKYPFPIWLRRQRKGVGSWVLLATAVLKQYGHPLNITKTGTLIVESFQSQRPDETHIVSINFKSRISKDHGYGKHGGPDVSREVLAPSTVDTSFPQSLIMYEGGKSLLKYAK from the exons ATGTCAATTGCTGCAGTAGCCCcagtaagagcaactccaatgcaatgctatacttg caatagcaatagatatatagcatctagcattggagttgctctaagcaACAATGGAGTCTCAACGACGACGTTTCATGATCTCCCTGAAGAAACCACCGCTGAAATCTTCTCAAGACTCTCTATAAAAGACCTAATCAAATCAAGCTCAGTGAACAAAGCATGGTACTCTCTTATCAACAACCCATCTTTTATTTCCTCTCAAATTCGGAAAGCTGTTAACTTTTGTGATGATAATGCTGTGCTTATAATCCCCCCTTTTATCTCTCACCAAAATTACTGCTCTTTAATCTCTGCTGATACTTCTCGAGTTATCGAAAAATTCGACATTCCCTTTGTTACCAAGAGTGGCAGTTTGAAGCTGATTGCGCAAGTAGATGGGATGCTTTTGTTAACTGATTTGCATATTGATTATGCTTCTAGGGAGTTGTATTTGTGGAACTCTTTTGTTAGGAGACACAGGGTTCTTGTTTCGAGTTGTTTTAAGAGGCTTTTGGATGATAGGGATAAGAGTTATTATGTGGTCGGGATGGGGTATGATAAGGGTACGGATGATTATAAGGTTATTAGGATTGTTTACGTTCAGGATGGAAAGGGGAAGCAGTTTGGAGAGGTGGCTCCGAAGGTTGAGGTTTATAGTTTGAGGAAGAACACGTGGAAGAAGATGGGGGATTCTCGGGTTCCGAGGCTTGTTAATGAAATGGGGGCTTATATTGATGGTAGGTACTACTGGGTAGAGATGAAACAACCCGGAACTGAGGAATTTAATAAGTTGAAGGGGAATGAGTTGAAGATTATGTCATATGATTTTGAGACGCAGTTGTTTGGGGAATTTAATGTGCCAAATCGTGTTCCCCGTCTATTTGGAGTTATTGCCCCGTTTAAGCTCATGGGTTTTGAAGGTTCACTCGCTCTTTGTAGTTTGGACCCAGATTGCTACAATCTAGTGCCTCCCAAGTATCCTTTTCCTATATGGTTGAGGAGGCAACGAAAAGGAGTAGGCTCTTGGGTTCTACTTGCTACAGCTGTACTCAAACAATATGGGCATCCTTTGAATATTACAAAGACTGGAACTCTTATAGTAGAGTCATTCCAATCGCAGCGTCCTGATGAAACGCACATAGTCTCTATTAATTTTAAGAGCAGGATTTCTAAGGATCATGGATATGGTAAGCACGGGGGTCCAGATGTTTCCCGTGAAGTCCTTGCTCCATCTACTGTAGACACCTCGTTTCCACAGAGTCTAATCATGTACGAGGGAGGCAAATCACTGTTGAAATATGCAAAGTGA